In the genome of Lathyrus oleraceus cultivar Zhongwan6 chromosome 4, CAAS_Psat_ZW6_1.0, whole genome shotgun sequence, the window CAATAATTGCCCTAGCTCCAACATATATACTAATGGTCAatattccctatgtgcccaaaatcaatttaaaatattattttaaataaaaagcattaagaacaataAGCAATTGAATAGGATTATAGATCAAAGgattcatacaaagtcaaatTAATATATTACCcaacacaacctaacctagaggagtttagctactcataattcaaaTTACAATACCAAAAACAATAGACGAGACTAACATGTGAATTCCCTTGAAGTAATGACCTTCAATGACTTCCAATGCCCTCAAAATCACCTTTGATGCTGTAAAAATCGCACTTTGCTCTCCAAGATTTGTAACCCTTGCAAAAGTGCATAATTTCCCCTTAAAAAGAGCTCAGAATGGATCAGACGCGCCAGAAAAAGCCCAAAAAAAGAAGCCATCACGCACGTGATGATCTGCATCGCGTGCGCGATACAACCTTTATGTCACTATCGTGTGGGCGATGATGCTCGATGCTGAAAGTGATTATTCCACTGGCTGCATGTTTTTCCCTCCTTTTCACCtaaattttcactaagtccaatTTCTTCACACTTAACTATTTTTCTTCATTCTTTGGTTTTTCTTCTTCATTTTAGCTCATCTTTCACTTACTTTGATCTGATTCTTTACCTAAATTCATGCAATGATCGACTGTCATCAATCTTCTTTTATCTCTAGTTGTTCATTTATCTATAGTTGTTTGACTTATCTCCATCTCATATACTCTCCTTACAACTAAATCTACTTGTCTTATCTCTACATGCCCAAACCACCTAAGTTTATTTCCATCATATTTTCAACTATAATTTATATATCAACGCTATCTCTAATGTATTCATTTCTAATCTTACATCATCTAATTTTCCGAAACATATAATACAACACCCTCATCTCTGCCACACTTACTTTATTCATGTGGTTGTTTTTAACTTTCCATCATTATATCTCAGACAACTTGACATGTCTTACACGTATCTGATAAAAAAATTCCTTTATCTTGAATGGTACTTTTGTGTCTCATAAAACCCCTGAGGCCCTCATCCACTTTAACCAACTAGCTTGAATTCGATGGTTTGTAGTCTATTTCTCCATCATTTCGTATTATAGATCAAAGATATTTAAACTATGTGACTTATGGTATAATATGGTCTCCAACTTTAACCTCAAGATTATAAACacttattattatttttaaacttaattttCATATACTTTATCTTAATTTTGTTAGGCGAAATCCATACATTTCTAAGTCTTATCTCCATGTCTTCAACCTTTCATTAAAATTCTTCCTTAACTCTTAAAGTATAACTTTATCATATGCATAAATAATACATCTTATTGCTCGATTTTGAATATCTTCCATGAGTACATAAAATTTTAAGTAAAGAAATATAAGAGCTTAGGGTTTAACCATGAGTCAATCATGTGGTAATGGGAAAATCATTTGTCTCTTCACCCTATATCCACAAACTACTCAATACCTTGTCATAAATATCTTGGATAACTGGAATATAGGAAATCCTAACCATTTTCTTCTCAAGGTATTTCAAAAAAAAACCTCTTTAGACAATTTATCATACGCCTTCTCTAAGTAAATGAAATTAAGTGCAAGTTTTTTTCATCCATATGATACTCCTCCACCATACATCGTAGTAAATAAATTGTTTTCATGGTCAACCTCCCAAACATGAAACCAAATTGATTATCAATAACTTCAGTCTCTTTTCTTAGTATGCATTCAATCACTATTTCTCATAACTTCATCGTATGAATCATAAGTTTTATCTCCTATAGTTTTCACAATTTTGTATATCCCATTTGATCTTATAGATTAGAACTAAAGCACTTATTCTCCATTCATCGGATATTTTCTTTGATCTTATAACTTCATTGAAAATTTGGTTGAGCCACTAAATGCCTATATCTTCAagattttttcaaacttcaatAGGTATGTTATTTGACCCAACCACTTAACTATTACCCATCATTTCAACACTTCTTTTACCTCATGTTTTTGAATTCAATGATAGTAATTATAGTTTTAATACTCTTCTCCAATGTCGATATTGTTAGAGTCTGGTGAAATATCATATTCTTTATTAAATAAATTGTAGAACTTTTTTTTGCCTATCCTTGATATTTTTTTCATGAACTACAAATTTCCCTTCATCATCTTTAACACCTTTGATCCAAATTTCTTATCTTTATTTATCTTTCCTTAGGAGCCTATATATACatttttttctttcctttggtTCCTAAATATTGGTATAGTTTGTCAAATGCTTGATATCTTTCTTTACTAACTGCCTTTTTGGTCTTTTTTTTATAACTTTTTATActttttttcatgttttgaaatttttacaCCTAGACCGTTATTTAAAACAATCTTTTTTACTCTAACGTTACTCTGAGAATTTTCGTTTCACCATCATGATTCTTTACCTtatgtaaaaaataattttgattcTCTCATTGTCTATTTAACTAATTCTTTAATCTCTCGTGTCATTTTATTTTACATATAATTTGCACTTTCTTGTGGCTATCAATAATCTCCTCCAAGATCTTGGGTTGGAAACTTCTTTGTTTTTCACCCTTCAAATACCACCACTTGATTAGTGGAGCTCTCACGtgacttcttctttttctctcCTATTGACTCTTATATCCATAACCAATACTCCATTTAGATAGTCAAGCTCTCTCTAAGTATAACCTTACAATCTAAGCAAACTTTCCTAACTAACTTTCTAATAAGAAATAAATCTATCTGAGAACATGTAATCCACTCTTATATGTGATAATATGATCAACTCTTTTTATAAATCATGTATTAGTTATAGTAAAATCAAAAGTTGACAAAAAATTTAGGATGAATTTACTCTCGGCATTTACCTCCCCGAGATCATACCCCATGCATGCGCACAAAATCTCTTGCTACGCTCTCTACATATCCATTTAAACTCCCTTCTAGAAAAATCTTGTCTTCTTAGGGTATATCTTAAAATAAGCATTCTAAATCTTTCCGAAATTTTACTTTAAGATGTTATGTTATCCAAATCTGAGTTGTGTAAAAACTAATAACATTAATGGTGTCTTGTTCCACTTCAAATTTCAAAGCTATGATTTGATATCCTACTCTTTTTACATTCACAATATTCTTCTTCCACTCATTGCCTACAAAAAACCCTACCCCATTTTCCGATCTTTGCCAATATATGAAAGCTTAAATCCTAAACTGTCTAACTCTTTCACCTTTTCACACATGAAATTTATCTTCCTCATAACCATAATGTCCAATATTTATGTAGATTTCGCGTACACATATTCTATGTTCCAAAATTAATCATACTCCCATGAACATACTTATTTACCCACCTCCGCTCACTAAAATGTGGGAATCCTTACTTATTTTTTACTACATCCAAGCGACAAAGCAACAACCGTTGCTCATTTGACACTTCATTCGAGCCATACATTGCGTTACTTATGGACAACAACATAACATTCACATTTTTATTTATTTGATCCATGCCATAGAGATTTAACGTTTTACGTTAGTTGTCACCGGCCAAACACAACCTTCACATTATATCTGAGCTTTGGGTCGACTATGCATAACAAAGTTAATATAGACATAATTATCTGTGATTTTAAAAGTAATCGaatgaaaatataaatatttttaatgaTGTAACGACCATATTTGATTAATAGTGTAAAAATGATTTAAACTTAAGTATATATGAATTAAATGCTAAAATATAAACACTTTTAATATTAAATTACTTATTTATACATAAAAAATATATGAAATTAAAGGTTAAATTATATATCTATAACAATATTTAAAGGCAAAACATTTttttggtgtagcctatttttTTTTCCTCTTTTGCCCTTCAAAATTACTTAGAAGTTGCACAAATAAAAATTAACTACTCTCCCATTTTATATTTGAACATTATACACAATTaaaataattgatttttttatatataattaGTTAGTTATTTGAAAAGAAAATTGACTTTAACTTCCAATTAAAAACTATATTTAATACACATATTACAAATTCAAATAcatataattttaattaaaaaaaaaacactATATATATTTGCATGCGTGTGTGCATTAAAAAAACGGAGAGACGGACATAAGAATTCTCGTCTGAACGCTAGTACCTATAAAAATAAAATACATTTGCTGAAAATAATAATGATGAGAGTAAAATATATTTGCTTTGCTGAGAATAATGATTATGAGTGTCTGCATATACGAAAAAAATAGTAAATCTATTTGAGATTTTGAATACTAATTATCTAGATATtagttaaatatattttttatatttttttaataaaaaatatattataattGCTGTTTCTCAcaatattaaataattaaaataaatatatcTTTTTTGACATTTACTTACAAGAAAAGATCACTTAACATATGGTAGAAGAATACATTATTTTAGTTGTTTTCCattaaaataatattttacaAATGTGTTTGACATCAAAATgactttgtttaaaaacagaAAAAGCCTTTGCATAGACATGGCTAACTGGTGAGTTCTTTGGATTTTGGGATTTGAATTTAAAATTTTGAGATAACTATATTATCAGGATTCAAAACTTCACTACTACACCACTTCGTAAGATTAAAATACACAAATCATTGAAGAGTTTGGAGATGAGGGGTGTAGTGTTAAAGTGTCAACGAGCTAAATTCTTAATGTGAATTATTTTTCTTATAAATTCGATTTAATCACTTATATTTTTTTTCAGATATTTATTCAAAATCTTAAGATTTTAAAAGTGAAAATCATTTCTTTTGTAAATTCAATATTTTTAGTATTTTCTTATCGATGTGGAAGTTAGTTACTCGcatttgaatttcaaaacaaattctaaaattaaatttttatctttgactaaaaaaattaatttttaatataagCCTTTTAAAACACTTGTCAGTAAGACTTTCTTTTTTTATGTATATAATTGAATCTAAAGTAGTACCCTTTATAACTTTTAAAGTGTCCTGTTGTCTAGTTGAACTTCCCACCAACtaataaatatatatttattcCTGCGTGTGACCGGGGAGTAACTGAGATTGCATACATAACAGTGAAAAAATGGGAGAAATTGAGACAACAATGAAGGAAATTGAGAAAGAAAGCTTTGAGATCAGTGAAAAACATGAAGTTGATGACGATCCTAAGATCATCTACAGAGGCTGGAAGGTCATGCCTTACATCATAGGTAACTAACTAAGGAGTAGGAAAACATGTACACTCTACTCTCTCTTACAATCTCTCTGTTTTTTTAGTTTAATTACGGTTGAAAATTTTGATGAACAGGAAATGAAACATTTGAGAAATTGGGAGCCATTGGAACATTAGTGAACCTGTTGGTGTATCTTACAACTGTATTCAACCTAAAAAACATCACAGCTACAAACATCATCAACATCTTCCATGGCAGTACCAACTTTGCTACCTTGCTTGGTGCTTTCTTCTCTGATACATACTTTGGTCGCTACAACACATTAGGATTCTGCACAATCACTTCCTTTCTGGTATTTTTTTCCTGCTTCTAATGGAAGCCATTTCATGAAAAATTATAATATCAATAACTTAACAGACATAAAGAAAACAATTAGAGGCACCGACACTTTGCATGTCTGTGCTCTCACTGAAAATTgataataaataaaaaatatttatatgTTACAGTAATTTGCTGTTACGATCTACTGAGATTCAGTTCTTGTCGTTTTGACTCgtaaatatttttaaaatatatatatgaatgattttttttttcttccaaaCAGGGATTACTTGTCATACAACTTACAGCAGTGTTCAAGAATCTGCATCCACCGGCCTGTTCAAAGGAGAGTAGCACATGCATAGGACCATCCGCAGGCCaaatattttttctattttctggATTTTTTTTACTCTTAATAGGTGCTGCAGGGGTTAGACCATGTAATTTAGCCTTCGGTGTTGATCAATTCAATCCGAAAACAGATACGGGAAAGAAAGGAATCAACAGTTTTTTCAATTGGTACTATTTCACCTTCACTTTTGCCATGATGGTGTCTTTAACACTAATTGTGTATGTACAATCAAATGTGAGCTGGGCAATTGGTCTTGGAATTCCTGCTGCTTTGATGTTGTTAGCTTGTGTGATGTTTTTCATGGGTGATAAATTGTATGTTAAAGTTAAACCAAATGGAAGTCCCATCAAAAGTATTGTTCAAGTTTTAGTGGTTGGAGTTAAGAAAAGAAGACTTAAACTACCTTCTCAGCATCCCATGCTTTCCCTCTTTGATTATATGCCATCCAAGTGTGATTATCCAAAGCTTCCTTACACATATCAATTCAGGTAAGTGCATCAATCTAACTTTGATATATTTTCTAAAATGGAAATTCACCAATATTAAAAGatattttaaaacaatttaaGTTTTCAATATGACATGTTATCCTCAAATTGAAGTTGTCTACACTCTACAAAACTTTCAAATAATTATTTCATTAGATATTTAACCATTAATATTATCTCTAATctttattataaaaatatttaatttatatatatatattatatatatatatatatatatataatatatatatatatatatatataattatatatatatatatatatattatataatataatatatattatatatatatatatatatatatatatatatatatatatataaagatagAAGAAATATTTAAGagatgttttattttttattttaaatatttgtATTTTAATATTAATAGATAGCATTTAATGTATCACACTTTTCAATACAAATATATTTGACTAAACATTAAAAAGTAATACTATTTgttaattttaatatattttagTTCAATTTCCATCATCCTATTTTGCCTTAATAATGTTTTACTAGTTTTTTTTAAAAGTTTTGAATTTTAAATTAGTCATTTTAATTACATTTACAATATTGacaaaaacataaataaaaatattattaaagCAAAACATAAAAATTATTATCATGCCTAAAATGACCTTTTTATAATAACATTTCGAAAAACTTAAATGCTATGGGAATTCAAATCTATTTCAGTCATATATTTTTAAGGGTTGAAATTTAGCCATTAAACTATACCTACAAAACAATTTCAATTACTAGATTTTTGACTCACACTACTTTTAATCTTAAACTATGTATTTCTTTAgtgaaataaataattaaatacTAATAGTATTAGATCAAAATAGGGTATTGGACAAAGCTGCAATGATCACTCCACGAGACAAAATAAATCCAGATGGTTCAGCAGCTGATCCATGGAGTCTTTGCAGCATACAACAAGTTGAAGAGTTAAAGTGTTTGGTTAGAGTATTACCTATATTCTTTTCAGGCATTTTGTTCTTTCTTGTTGTCACTCAACAACACACTGTTCTTGTTTTTCAAGCTCTACAATCGAATCGACGAGTCGGAAATAGCAACTTCAACATACCTGCTGCATCATACTCAGTGTTCATAATGTTGAGCACCACATTATGGTTACCAATCTATGATAGACTAGTTATTCCTTTTCTCCAAAGATTCACCGGAAAAGAAGCTGGAATCACAATCCTTCAGAGGATTGGTGTTGGAATATTTCTATCTATACTAAGCATGTTTGTATCTGCATTAGTTGAGAAACAAAGAAGACACTTAGGTTTAACTAATCCTATTGGAATTCAGCCAAGAAAAGGCGCGATTTCATCGATGTCGGGTTTTTGGTTGGTTCCTCAGTTAATAATAGCTGGATTATCTGAAGCTTTTTGTGCTGTTGGACTAACTGAATTTTACTATAAACAGTTTCCTGAGAATATGAAAACCATTGCAGGGTCACTTTTCTTTTGTAGCATGGCAGGATCAAGTTATTTGAGTGCTTTTCTTGTTTCTGTTGTTCATAAAACAACTTCAAATTCCGCAACAGGAAATTGGTTATCAGAAGATCTTAATAAGGGAAgattggattatttttattacTTGATTGCTGCAATAGAACTCTTCAATTTTGGGTACTTTTTGATGTGTTCCAAATGGTTCAAGTATAGAGAAACTAGTAGTAGCATTAGTAATGCATGAGAATCTGAGTTCTGATAATAGTGCTCTTTTTAATTAGCTTCAAGAAATAAATGTTGTTGTATGGATTGTTAATACATCCTTTAATTGTTTCTTTTCAATCACTGGTCTCTAACTTGCCAAACAAGAATAACAACATCAGAGCTATAATCTATCTTTCTTCTTCTTTGGCCTTAATTGATTACAGCAACCTTTGGATGCAGACAAGCATAAAATTTGCGGCAAATGGTTTTATACTAGTTGTATCGGCAAACCAAAGTCATTAAAGAAGGCTCTACAATACCTCCATGAAGCCCGAGCGTGCCATGTAATGTAGAATCCTTTTGAATGTTGTAATCACCTAAGGTTTTTCTATCTTCAAGGTGTTTTTCTGGCAAAGATCAAACATTGTCTATTGGGTGGTATATATTCCTTGTCTTTGATACTTGTGAATTAGGTAAATAACTACTTATATATTTTACATAAATTTATCATTTATCAACTCTTACCGACTTATCTTTTTATTTGTCCTCAAACAAAATCAATATAAATAACTCATAAAAATACAAAATGGATAGTTTATGTGCGGTTTCAAAACTTTAGTTAAGAACTTTTTGAAAAAACTTTAAAATATGATGTGATTTTCTTATAATACAAATTCACAATCAACATTATAAGCATCCATAACCTCTTATAACATAAAGATGAAAAACTTGATTTATCTAAAGTATGATTTTAAAATATGTTTAGATCAACGATCAATTATTCATCACAATTATGATCGCACTAAATATCACTCAAATGATTAGTATTTCCCTCATCATTATCAAACAATGCATCAACTATAGAAATACTTTGCACTTCATCTAAGCAATATCAGACGATACATAATCAGTCATGGATCATTAAAGTCTTTGTTTTGGTTCTAGAGTGACGGGCTACAAAAATCCTGATTTCCCTTGGATTTAAATGTGCCAATTAGATAAGAGAGAAGAACTTCATTTGTATATTACTTGTTTCAAAAAGTCTCTTTCTTTTTCACTTACAATTTCTTTCCATTTTGAATTATTACCTTGACATTT includes:
- the LOC127073846 gene encoding protein NRT1/ PTR FAMILY 2.11, which translates into the protein MGEIETTMKEIEKESFEISEKHEVDDDPKIIYRGWKVMPYIIGNETFEKLGAIGTLVNLLVYLTTVFNLKNITATNIINIFHGSTNFATLLGAFFSDTYFGRYNTLGFCTITSFLGLLVIQLTAVFKNLHPPACSKESSTCIGPSAGQIFFLFSGFFLLLIGAAGVRPCNLAFGVDQFNPKTDTGKKGINSFFNWYYFTFTFAMMVSLTLIVYVQSNVSWAIGLGIPAALMLLACVMFFMGDKLYVKVKPNGSPIKSIVQVLVVGVKKRRLKLPSQHPMLSLFDYMPSKCDYPKLPYTYQFRVLDKAAMITPRDKINPDGSAADPWSLCSIQQVEELKCLVRVLPIFFSGILFFLVVTQQHTVLVFQALQSNRRVGNSNFNIPAASYSVFIMLSTTLWLPIYDRLVIPFLQRFTGKEAGITILQRIGVGIFLSILSMFVSALVEKQRRHLGLTNPIGIQPRKGAISSMSGFWLVPQLIIAGLSEAFCAVGLTEFYYKQFPENMKTIAGSLFFCSMAGSSYLSAFLVSVVHKTTSNSATGNWLSEDLNKGRLDYFYYLIAAIELFNFGYFLMCSKWFKYRETSSSISNA